The following is a genomic window from Chitinophaga caseinilytica.
GTGGCGGGCGGCAATTGGGAAAGATGGGCTTGCAATACGCCGTTTACGAGCACGAGGCGGTAAGTGTCGGGGAGGAGCAGGCCGGTGGCTTCGAGCTGCGCGGCCGTCACTTCCGGTACTTCCGGCAGGGTAACCTGGATGTCGTTCTTGAAAAACGGCACTACATTGGTGTATTTCCAGTCTTCCACTTTTACCGTCGGGATGCCGCCGAGGGCGAGGAACTGTTTCAGTGCCGCTTCCCGGCCGGTGAACCAGCCATTGGCGGAAAACTGCGCGCCAAAAAGCGCGGGCAATGCCTCGTTGAATGATATATTTTTAGTTGCGGTCGTCATGTGTTATTGTACAGGTTCTTCTAAACGGATGTCTTCTTTCAGCCAGTCGTAGCCTTTTTCTTCCAGTTCCAGCGCCAGTTCCTTGGTGCCGGATTTCACGATGCGGCCGTTGTAGAGCACGTGTACAAAGTCGGGAACGATGTATTCCAGCAGGCGCTGGTAGTGGGTGATGATGATAAAGGCGTTGTCTTTGCTGCGCAGTTTGTTGACACCGGCAGATACGATGCGGAGGGCGTCGATATCCAGTCCGGAGTCGGTTTCGTCCATGATCGCGAGTTTGGGCTCGAGCATGGCCATCTGGAAGATGTCGTTGCGTTTCTTTTCACCGCCGGAGAAACCTTCGTTCAGGGAGCGGTTCATGAGGTTGGCATCGAATTCCATGAGCTTCTGTTTGCTTTTCAGCATGTCCAGGAAAGCTTTGGCCTGCATGGGAGGTTCGCCGTGATAGGCGCGGATCTCGTTAACGGCCGTTTTGAGGAAGTTGATGTTGGAAA
Proteins encoded in this region:
- the sufC gene encoding Fe-S cluster assembly ATPase SufC, which gives rise to MLDIKNLHAAVEGNAILKGINLTVKPGEVHAIMGPNGSGKSSLASVLAGRESYEVTDGSVDFLGKDLLDMSPEVRAREGLFLAFQYPVEIPGVSNINFLKTAVNEIRAYHGEPPMQAKAFLDMLKSKQKLMEFDANLMNRSLNEGFSGGEKKRNDIFQMAMLEPKLAIMDETDSGLDIDALRIVSAGVNKLRSKDNAFIIITHYQRLLEYIVPDFVHVLYNGRIVKSGTKELALELEEKGYDWLKEDIRLEEPVQ